The following are encoded in a window of Flavobacterium sp. WC2421 genomic DNA:
- a CDS encoding DUF1573 domain-containing protein, with the protein MKKIILLAMLTVLGVTSSQAQETTKKIKATAAKVAKVDGAGMVFVSETIDYGTIAHNADGKREFVFTNNGNKPLIITNTQGSCGCTVPSTPKEPIAPGAKGVIGVKYATDRVGAFTKTVTVTSNATGQATKILTIKGVVLADDASKS; encoded by the coding sequence ATGAAAAAAATAATTTTACTAGCTATGCTGACTGTTTTAGGAGTAACTTCTTCTCAAGCACAAGAAACTACAAAAAAAATAAAAGCTACTGCAGCTAAAGTTGCAAAGGTAGATGGCGCAGGAATGGTGTTTGTTTCTGAAACTATTGATTACGGAACAATTGCTCATAATGCAGATGGAAAACGTGAGTTTGTATTTACTAATAATGGTAACAAACCATTAATTATTACAAATACTCAAGGTTCATGTGGATGTACAGTACCTTCTACTCCAAAAGAACCAATTGCTCCAGGAGCAAAAGGGGTTATTGGTGTAAAATATGCTACAGACAGAGTTGGTGCTTTTACAAAAACGGTAACAGTAACTTCAAATGCTACAGGACAAGCTACAAAAATCCTTACTATAAAAGGTGTAGTATTAGCAGATGATGCTTCAAAAAGCTAA
- a CDS encoding RNA methyltransferase, with the protein MRKLENSELERKSIEAFKKSDKTPLILVLDDVRSLHNIGSVFRTADAFLIEKIYLCGITATPPNKEIHKTALGATDTVTWEHNDNVLDVIQNLKNQKVTTLAIEQVESAIFLQDFKVEKGEKYALVFGNEVHGVSQEAVAICDGCIEIPQLGTKHSLNISVSAGIVVWDLFQKMNWPAN; encoded by the coding sequence ATGAGAAAGCTAGAAAATAGTGAGTTGGAACGAAAATCAATTGAAGCTTTTAAAAAATCTGACAAAACTCCATTGATTTTAGTTTTGGATGACGTTCGCAGTTTACACAATATAGGTTCCGTATTTAGAACAGCTGACGCTTTTTTAATAGAAAAAATATATTTGTGTGGCATAACTGCTACACCTCCAAATAAAGAAATCCACAAAACAGCGTTAGGCGCAACCGACACGGTAACTTGGGAACATAATGATAATGTATTAGATGTAATTCAAAATTTAAAAAATCAAAAAGTGACAACTCTTGCCATTGAGCAAGTAGAAAGCGCCATTTTTCTTCAAGATTTCAAAGTGGAAAAAGGCGAAAAATATGCTTTAGTTTTCGGGAACGAGGTACATGGTGTCTCACAAGAAGCTGTTGCAATTTGTGATGGTTGCATTGAAATTCCTCAATTAGGAACAAAGCATTCCTTAAATATTTCTGTTAGTGCTGGAATTGTTGTTTGGGATTTATTTCAAAAAATGAATTGGCCTGCTAATTAA
- a CDS encoding T9SS type B sorting domain-containing protein has product MKKLFFLLVLLANITAQAQYTSIPDANFEQALINLGIDNGTIDGRVLTTNISGVTSINLQFANIFDLTGIEDFTSLTYLATSIGNQFNNLDISKNINLQVLICDQNNLKTLDVSKNINLTFLSCEQNQLTNLDVSKNTKLARLYCKNNKLITLNLKNGNDLALDSTLNPDLSCILVDNVAYYNASYTVFKDLTSRFSATCQTNIAPIITASGNQIYCPQTSLKIVTDVTITDPDDFSTDAIYIQISSGYVNGQDQLSLANPLSHPTISAIWNLNEGKLKLSSPISGTPVTYADFIAAIKDVEFSNSTTSPSGTRDFSISIGQANYLPRNGHYYEFVPFLGISWTNAKLAAEGSNYYGLQGYLATITSADEAKISGEQAAGAGWIGGSDAETEGVWKWVTGPAVDRVVFWNGASNGSTPNFAFWNTNEPNNTNNNEHYAHITAPGVGIKGSWNDLRESGDPSGNYQPKGYIVEYGGMPGDPILQISASASITISKITGTIPATNCGPGTLTLHATASVGTIDWYDSPTSTTTLQTGNNFDTPLLNATTTYYVDAGCISTRTPVIATIKTIPTITSTTPSIVCESGPATLGAVASAGTINWYATSTGGTSLRTGSSFTTPNINATTTYYVDAISDGCISPTRTAVTATVNAAPTVIVTTAASRCDSGTVILEAFASVGNINWYKESIGGSILFTGNSFLTPNIDTTTTYYAEAFSDGCPSSRIPVTAIVYPISTMNQDVVLCRGETKILDASIPNMTYLWSPGGETTQTIEISTIGDYSVSISSPTVISCESKKNISVIEHPEPIISSIEVNENSVTIELANPESYFEYSINGLDFQVSNQFYFISSGQHTAFVRENNDCNLVAQDFTIFTIQKYFTPNNDGFNDVWKIKEMSDYPNSSAQIFDRYGKLIIDLTSVKYSWDGSYNTNLLPADDYWYVLKLDDTQPEIRGHFSLKR; this is encoded by the coding sequence ATGAAAAAACTATTCTTCCTTCTTGTTTTGCTTGCAAATATTACTGCACAAGCCCAATACACATCAATTCCTGATGCGAATTTTGAGCAAGCTTTAATAAATTTAGGCATTGATAATGGAACAATTGACGGAAGAGTTCTTACAACAAATATTAGTGGAGTTACTAGCATAAATCTTCAATTTGCAAACATATTTGATCTGACTGGAATAGAGGATTTTACTAGTTTGACATATTTAGCAACCAGTATAGGAAATCAATTTAACAATTTAGATATTTCAAAAAATATTAATTTACAAGTTTTGATTTGCGATCAAAACAATTTAAAAACTCTTGATGTTTCAAAGAATATTAATTTAACATTTTTAAGTTGCGAACAGAATCAATTAACAAATTTGGACGTTTCTAAAAATACAAAACTTGCGCGGTTATATTGCAAGAACAACAAACTCATTACACTGAACTTAAAGAATGGAAATGATTTAGCCCTAGACTCAACTCTAAACCCCGATTTATCTTGTATCTTAGTTGATAATGTAGCATATTACAATGCCAGTTACACTGTTTTTAAAGATTTAACTTCTCGTTTTTCAGCAACTTGTCAAACAAATATTGCTCCTATAATTACAGCGAGCGGAAATCAAATTTATTGCCCGCAAACCTCATTAAAAATTGTCACCGATGTTACAATCACAGATCCTGACGATTTCAGCACAGATGCTATTTATATCCAAATATCATCTGGATATGTCAACGGACAAGACCAATTGTCATTAGCAAATCCTTTGTCACATCCAACAATTAGTGCCATTTGGAATTTAAATGAAGGCAAACTAAAATTATCAAGCCCTATTAGCGGAACACCCGTAACATATGCAGATTTTATTGCAGCCATTAAAGATGTTGAATTCTCAAATTCCACAACCTCCCCTTCTGGAACTAGAGATTTCTCAATTAGTATTGGTCAAGCCAATTATCTCCCTAGAAATGGTCATTATTACGAATTTGTTCCTTTTTTAGGAATAAGTTGGACTAATGCAAAACTAGCTGCTGAAGGAAGTAATTACTATGGTTTACAAGGCTATCTAGCAACTATCACGTCAGCAGATGAAGCAAAAATATCTGGAGAACAAGCAGCAGGTGCTGGTTGGATTGGTGGAAGCGATGCAGAAACAGAAGGTGTTTGGAAATGGGTAACAGGCCCTGCCGTAGATCGTGTTGTATTTTGGAATGGCGCATCTAACGGCTCCACTCCTAACTTTGCATTTTGGAACACAAACGAACCCAATAACACCAACAACAATGAACATTACGCACACATTACAGCTCCCGGAGTAGGAATTAAAGGCTCCTGGAATGACCTAAGAGAATCCGGAGACCCAAGTGGGAACTACCAACCTAAGGGCTATATTGTGGAATATGGAGGCATGCCAGGAGACCCAATTCTTCAAATTTCTGCAAGTGCTAGTATAACAATTTCTAAAATAACAGGAACAATCCCTGCAACGAATTGTGGCCCTGGTACTTTGACGCTTCATGCAACAGCTTCAGTTGGAACTATCGATTGGTACGATTCTCCAACTTCAACCACTACATTACAAACAGGTAATAATTTTGACACCCCTTTATTAAATGCAACTACCACCTATTATGTGGATGCAGGATGCATTTCAACTAGAACTCCTGTTATTGCAACTATCAAAACAATACCAACAATTACATCAACGACTCCATCAATAGTTTGTGAATCTGGACCTGCAACTTTAGGAGCAGTAGCTTCGGCAGGAACAATCAATTGGTATGCCACATCCACTGGCGGAACTTCCTTGCGCACTGGGAGCTCATTTACAACTCCAAATATTAACGCAACAACAACTTATTATGTCGATGCGATTTCAGACGGATGCATAAGTCCTACAAGAACTGCTGTTACTGCAACAGTCAACGCTGCTCCTACAGTAATTGTTACAACCGCAGCATCACGATGTGACTCCGGAACTGTAATACTAGAAGCATTTGCATCGGTAGGCAATATTAATTGGTACAAAGAGTCGATTGGTGGTTCTATATTATTTACAGGAAATTCATTTTTGACTCCTAATATAGATACTACAACTACCTATTACGCTGAAGCGTTTTCTGATGGATGTCCAAGCTCCCGAATCCCAGTTACAGCAATTGTATATCCTATTTCTACTATGAACCAAGACGTTGTCTTGTGTCGAGGTGAAACGAAAATACTAGACGCATCCATTCCAAATATGACTTATTTATGGTCGCCAGGAGGAGAAACCACACAGACAATTGAAATTTCAACTATTGGTGACTACAGCGTATCCATAAGTTCCCCAACTGTTATTTCTTGTGAATCGAAAAAGAACATTAGCGTAATAGAGCATCCAGAACCTATTATTAGTTCGATTGAGGTTAATGAAAATTCAGTTACCATAGAGCTTGCAAATCCAGAAAGCTATTTCGAATATTCAATTAATGGCTTAGATTTTCAAGTTTCAAATCAATTTTATTTTATTTCCAGTGGTCAACATACCGCTTTTGTTAGAGAAAACAATGATTGCAACTTAGTGGCACAAGATTTTACCATTTTTACAATTCAAAAATATTTCACACCAAATAATGACGGTTTTAATGATGTATGGAAAATAAAAGAAATGAGCGATTATCCCAATTCAAGTGCTCAGATTTTTGATCGATATGGAAAATTAATAATAGATTTAACCTCAGTTAAATATAGCTGGGATGGCAGTTACAACACCAATCTTTTACCTGCAGATGACTATTGGTATGTATTAAAACTAGACGACACACAACCCGAAATTAGAGGTCATTTTTCGTTAAAAAGATAA
- a CDS encoding T9SS type B sorting domain-containing protein, whose amino-acid sequence MKSSLFFKCSILLLFLTSKMTYANHAFYDLKKDTLSSKEGKLNYTISKKQLPQIINVGLPILKATGNQIYCPQTSLNIVTDFTINDSEKTSTEAIYIQISIGYNDTQDLLSLTGSHPSIIANWDINTGRLTLTSSNPGSLVSYTEFINAIKDVVYTNSSLKPTGNRSFSISVDKVSFLPSNNHFYEFVPGSGPAPKFGLDWGVANDLANAKKYYGLQGYLATILSAEENQLAATQQSGTGWIGGSDIVEEGIWRWMSGPEKGIQFFYNLESTMTPGVYRSNPRGIGSTLNYVNWNRSSRNWYAGIPYYEPDNLYNIDNEDEDYAIIVENDGLGTKGSWNDINYYGESYKGSQQANGYIVEYGGMPGDPEIHIATSTSLIIPQITETSTDSRCGTGTLTLGATSNLGTINWYETENGGTAIATGTSFTTPEITKTTTYYVETKYPLCTKSATRTPIIATILNIPVITTPNSKFSLCGEGDITLTASVSEGTIYWYSEPTGSSLIGIGNSLTRFLSTNTTFYIEAVNKNCTTGARLPVEVVVYDLPKFQDQNIVKCKDEKITIAGSLYGVKYLWSTNETTPTIEINTPGTYTVAVTRPAPESCILTETITVIENPAPKIKEVLIEENTISIQLETPADYFEFSIDGINFQRSNVFPKYTSGLQTATVRDTKNCSFDSQTFITIIMPKFFTPNNDTFNDFWEVKGLENYPEATVTLFDRYGKLITILNPSNTTWDGTFNGADLPASDYWYVLKLDSESPEIRGHFSLKR is encoded by the coding sequence ATGAAAAGCAGTCTTTTTTTTAAGTGTAGTATTCTATTGTTGTTTTTGACTTCAAAAATGACGTATGCTAATCATGCATTTTATGATTTAAAAAAAGACACACTTTCATCTAAAGAAGGAAAATTAAATTATACCATTTCAAAAAAACAATTACCTCAAATTATAAATGTGGGATTACCCATTTTAAAAGCAACTGGAAATCAAATATACTGTCCGCAGACCAGCTTAAATATTGTAACGGACTTTACTATAAATGATTCCGAAAAGACAAGCACAGAAGCTATTTATATCCAAATTTCAATTGGCTACAACGATACACAAGATTTATTATCACTTACGGGATCACATCCTTCTATTATAGCAAACTGGGATATAAATACTGGAAGACTTACCCTTACAAGTTCAAATCCAGGTTCACTTGTCTCCTATACTGAATTCATTAATGCGATAAAAGATGTTGTATATACAAATTCCTCCTTGAAGCCAACTGGAAACCGATCCTTTTCGATAAGTGTCGATAAAGTTAGTTTTTTACCCTCAAACAACCATTTTTATGAATTTGTTCCAGGTTCTGGTCCTGCACCAAAATTTGGATTGGATTGGGGAGTTGCAAATGACTTAGCAAATGCCAAAAAATACTATGGATTACAAGGCTATTTAGCAACTATTTTATCTGCCGAAGAAAATCAATTAGCAGCAACACAACAATCAGGAACAGGATGGATAGGAGGGTCCGACATAGTTGAAGAAGGCATTTGGAGATGGATGAGTGGTCCCGAAAAAGGCATACAATTTTTTTACAATCTTGAAAGCACAATGACACCTGGAGTTTACAGATCAAACCCTCGCGGCATCGGATCAACACTCAATTATGTGAATTGGAATAGAAGTAGTCGCAATTGGTATGCTGGGATTCCTTATTACGAACCAGACAATCTATACAATATCGATAACGAAGACGAAGATTATGCAATTATTGTTGAAAATGATGGTCTTGGCACCAAGGGATCATGGAATGATATAAATTACTATGGAGAATCATACAAAGGATCCCAACAAGCCAATGGATATATTGTTGAATACGGAGGGATGCCAGGTGACCCAGAGATTCACATCGCTACAAGTACTTCTCTTATTATACCCCAAATCACTGAAACCTCAACTGATTCAAGATGTGGCACTGGTACGTTAACATTGGGGGCAACCTCCAATTTAGGGACTATTAATTGGTATGAAACCGAAAATGGCGGAACAGCAATTGCTACAGGAACTAGTTTCACCACACCCGAAATTACAAAAACCACAACCTATTATGTCGAAACAAAATATCCCTTATGTACAAAATCAGCAACTAGAACCCCTATTATCGCTACTATATTAAACATTCCAGTTATAACTACTCCGAATTCCAAATTCTCTTTATGTGGTGAAGGTGACATCACCCTCACTGCATCAGTAAGTGAAGGTACTATTTATTGGTACAGTGAACCAACAGGAAGTTCGTTGATTGGGATTGGAAATAGTTTGACTCGGTTTTTAAGTACAAATACCACATTTTATATTGAAGCCGTAAATAAAAACTGTACCACTGGAGCAAGGCTGCCAGTAGAAGTAGTGGTTTATGACTTGCCAAAATTTCAAGATCAAAACATAGTAAAATGCAAAGATGAAAAAATAACAATTGCTGGCTCTCTATACGGAGTTAAATATTTATGGTCGACAAATGAAACTACACCTACTATTGAGATAAATACACCTGGCACTTATACTGTAGCTGTTACAAGACCAGCACCAGAAAGCTGTATTCTGACCGAAACAATTACCGTTATAGAAAATCCTGCGCCAAAAATAAAAGAGGTGCTTATTGAGGAAAACACTATTTCGATTCAACTTGAAACTCCTGCTGACTATTTTGAATTTTCGATTGACGGAATTAATTTTCAAAGATCCAATGTTTTTCCTAAATACACTAGCGGATTGCAAACAGCAACAGTTAGAGATACAAAAAATTGTAGTTTTGATAGTCAAACATTCATTACTATTATTATGCCTAAATTTTTCACACCTAATAATGACACTTTTAATGATTTTTGGGAAGTTAAAGGTTTAGAAAATTACCCCGAAGCCACCGTAACCTTATTTGATCGCTACGGAAAACTAATTACCATTTTAAATCCGTCAAACACAACATGGGACGGCACTTTTAATGGAGCTGATTTGCCTGCATCCGATTATTGGTATGTATTAAAACTAGATTCTGAAAGCCCCGAAATCAGAGGTCATTTTTCGTTAAAAAGATAA
- the folK gene encoding 2-amino-4-hydroxy-6-hydroxymethyldihydropteridine diphosphokinase: MKSQHQVVLSLGSNQGNRLENIKKCLELIHQEIGTIIKVSKVYETPSWGFESDAFYNCALVLHTFNSANKVLNLALKIEKKLGRIRTDEKGYQSRIIDVDLIAFDDIIIDSEKLQIPHPLMQKRKFVLLPIQDLDLNWEHPILKKSISVLLQDCLDDSNCVVVHNLESPLQNISFEQFNYVAFEGNIGAGKTTLATKIAEDFNAKTVLERFADNPFLPKFYKDQNRYAFPLEMSFLADRYQQLSDDLAQFDLFKDFLVADYHIFKSLIFAKITLAEDEYRLYRNLFDIIYREMPKPDLYIYLYQNSERLLQNIKKRGRSYEQKIPADYLDKINSGYLDYIKSQTDLNVLIIDVSDKDFVKNQEDYLYILDEIRKKIAS, from the coding sequence ATGAAATCACAACATCAGGTCGTTTTATCTCTAGGTAGTAATCAAGGCAATCGCCTTGAAAACATTAAAAAGTGTCTGGAATTAATTCACCAAGAAATAGGTACCATTATTAAAGTTTCTAAAGTATATGAAACACCATCATGGGGTTTTGAAAGTGATGCTTTTTATAATTGTGCATTGGTATTACATACTTTTAATTCGGCCAATAAAGTGCTTAATCTAGCATTAAAAATCGAAAAAAAACTAGGTCGGATTCGTACTGATGAAAAAGGATATCAATCTCGAATTATTGATGTTGATTTGATAGCTTTTGATGATATTATTATTGATTCTGAAAAGCTTCAAATTCCGCATCCTTTAATGCAAAAAAGAAAATTTGTATTGTTGCCCATTCAGGATTTAGATTTGAATTGGGAACATCCTATTTTGAAAAAATCGATTTCAGTATTATTACAAGATTGTCTGGATGACAGTAATTGCGTTGTGGTTCATAATTTAGAAAGTCCATTGCAAAATATTTCTTTCGAACAATTTAATTATGTAGCTTTCGAAGGTAACATTGGAGCGGGTAAAACGACTTTGGCAACAAAAATAGCCGAAGATTTTAATGCCAAAACTGTTCTAGAACGTTTTGCTGATAATCCATTTTTACCCAAATTTTATAAAGACCAAAACAGATATGCCTTTCCTCTCGAAATGTCATTTCTTGCGGATAGATACCAGCAATTATCTGATGATTTAGCCCAGTTTGATCTTTTTAAAGACTTTCTAGTGGCTGATTATCATATTTTTAAATCTTTAATTTTTGCGAAAATTACCCTTGCAGAAGATGAGTATCGCTTGTATCGCAATTTGTTTGATATTATTTATAGAGAAATGCCCAAGCCTGACCTTTATATTTATTTGTATCAAAATTCAGAACGTCTTTTGCAAAACATAAAGAAAAGAGGAAGAAGTTACGAGCAGAAAATCCCCGCTGATTATTTGGACAAAATTAATAGCGGTTATCTGGATTACATTAAATCACAAACGGATTTGAATGTTTTGATTATTGATGTTTCGGACAAGGATTTTGTAAAAAATCAAGAAGATTACCTTTATATTTTAGACGAAATTAGAAAGAAAATTGCTTCGTAA
- the sppA gene encoding signal peptide peptidase SppA: MKFLGNVLATIVGLFVFFMLFFFGIVLVAAVFGGESEAVAIKSNSVIELNLEDIKYDYAGKYEDPWINIFSDKKSIGLSDVINAIEVAKNDSDIKGISILNNESSLGMAQSKELRDELESFKKSGKFVMAYANSYTQKEYYLNSVANTIYLNPVGDMDFKGLSAELMFFKDFQEKTGVKMEVIRHGKYKSAVEPFLENKMSDANREQTTALLNSIWGSVVSEIASSRKVSVEKLNEIANGLLARTPEMAKAQKLIDVIAYEDVYHDAIRKALKVDKDEDYNKVNVFDYAKKIKTTSIVTDTQNKIAIIYAQGEIQSGEGDVNTIGEGSMRRSLQEARKNKDVKAIVLRIDSPGGNALTSDLIWREVELTKKVKPVVVSMGNYAASGGYYIACNANTIFAENNTITGSIGVFGILPNFSQLTKKIGINVEQVRTHENASRYSPFVPLDEKFKAVTLEGVEHIYNTFVTHVAEGRKMTFEQVDAIAQGRVWAGSEALKIGLVDKIGSLNDAIKEAAKLSKTQKYGTQNYPEYKKDFNDLLSSLPFAQSKVNFIKEEIGEENYMLMEQVKRFQEQKGVQAMMPFEINIK; this comes from the coding sequence ATGAAGTTTTTAGGAAATGTATTAGCAACTATTGTTGGTTTGTTTGTCTTTTTTATGTTGTTTTTCTTCGGGATAGTGCTTGTTGCAGCTGTTTTTGGAGGAGAATCGGAAGCGGTAGCAATAAAAAGCAACTCGGTAATTGAATTAAACTTAGAAGATATAAAATATGATTATGCCGGAAAATATGAAGATCCTTGGATCAACATTTTTTCAGACAAAAAAAGCATTGGTTTATCTGATGTTATTAATGCGATTGAAGTCGCTAAAAATGATAGCGACATAAAAGGGATTTCTATTTTAAATAACGAATCTTCACTGGGAATGGCTCAGAGTAAAGAATTAAGAGATGAGTTAGAAAGCTTTAAAAAATCAGGGAAATTTGTTATGGCTTATGCCAATTCCTATACGCAAAAAGAATATTACTTAAACTCCGTTGCTAATACGATTTACTTAAATCCAGTAGGCGACATGGATTTCAAAGGATTATCGGCAGAACTGATGTTTTTCAAAGATTTTCAAGAAAAAACAGGGGTAAAAATGGAAGTAATACGCCATGGAAAATACAAAAGTGCAGTAGAACCTTTCCTTGAAAACAAAATGAGTGATGCCAATAGAGAGCAAACCACTGCTTTATTAAATTCAATTTGGGGTTCTGTAGTTTCTGAAATTGCTTCCAGCCGAAAAGTCTCCGTAGAAAAATTAAATGAAATTGCTAATGGTCTTCTTGCTAGAACTCCAGAAATGGCTAAAGCGCAAAAATTAATAGATGTGATTGCTTACGAAGATGTGTATCATGATGCGATTAGAAAAGCATTAAAAGTGGACAAAGACGAAGATTACAACAAAGTGAACGTTTTTGACTATGCTAAAAAAATAAAAACAACTTCCATTGTTACTGATACACAAAATAAAATTGCCATCATATATGCTCAAGGCGAAATTCAAAGTGGAGAAGGTGATGTGAATACTATTGGTGAAGGATCTATGCGTCGTTCTCTACAAGAAGCCCGAAAAAATAAAGATGTAAAAGCAATAGTACTTCGTATTGATAGTCCAGGTGGAAATGCTTTGACTTCAGATTTGATTTGGAGAGAAGTCGAATTGACTAAAAAAGTAAAACCAGTGGTTGTTTCTATGGGAAATTATGCTGCTTCAGGTGGGTATTATATTGCATGTAATGCGAACACTATTTTTGCCGAAAACAACACTATTACAGGATCTATAGGTGTTTTTGGAATATTACCTAATTTCAGTCAACTGACGAAAAAAATAGGTATTAATGTGGAACAAGTACGAACTCATGAAAATGCGTCCCGTTATAGTCCATTTGTCCCATTAGACGAAAAATTTAAAGCGGTTACTCTTGAAGGTGTAGAACATATCTACAATACATTTGTTACTCATGTAGCCGAAGGACGTAAAATGACTTTCGAACAAGTAGACGCTATTGCGCAAGGAAGAGTTTGGGCTGGATCAGAAGCCTTAAAAATTGGACTTGTAGATAAAATTGGTAGTTTGAATGATGCTATCAAAGAAGCAGCGAAGTTAAGTAAAACACAAAAATATGGTACTCAAAACTATCCTGAGTACAAGAAAGATTTTAATGATCTATTATCTAGTCTACCGTTTGCACAATCAAAAGTAAACTTCATAAAAGAGGAAATAGGCGAAGAAAATTATATGCTAATGGAACAAGTAAAAAGATTTCAAGAACAAAAAGGAGTGCAAGCCATGATGCCATTTGAAATTAATATAAAATAA